From a single Glycine soja cultivar W05 chromosome 19, ASM419377v2, whole genome shotgun sequence genomic region:
- the LOC114398252 gene encoding LOB domain-containing protein 20-like has product MAEPQGDIGGDSGASGSKRRSTVSKRGMVAQTQDEAIVGSSPATPCGACKFLRRKCIGGCIFAPYFCTDQGAAKFAAVHKVFGASNVSKLLSNIPANRRHEAATSISYEAQARLSDPVYGCVSTILALQQQVVSLQAELAMLQTQLMNSKFFYTSALQTTQLHQPNMNAAALHPAYSNNSCGSTNLLNLSNFNNTPSFDLAMDTTPSSHSLEPLQLTRLSQYEEEEEEESKTQQTFDHH; this is encoded by the exons ATGGCCGAGCCACAAGGTGATATTGGTGGTGACAGTGGTGCTTCTGGAAGCAAGCGTAGAAGCACTGTTTCCAAGCGTGGCATGGTAGCACAAACACAAGATGAAGCAATAGTGGGATCTTCACCCGCAACACCATGTGGGGCTTGCAAGTTCTTGAGGAGGAAGTGCATTGGGGGATGCATTTTTGCACCCTACTTTTGTACTGATCAGGGTGCAGCTAAGTTTGCAGCTGTGCACAAGGTGTTTGGGGCTAGCAATGTGTCAAAGCTCTTGTCCAACATTCCGGCGAACCGCCGCCACGAAGCGGCAACATCCATATCGTATGAGGCTCAGGCAAGGCTGTCTGATCCAGTTTATGGTTGTGTCTCCACCATCCTTGCCCTGCAACAAcag GTGGTATCTTTGCAAGCAGAGCTAGCTATGTTGCAAACTCAACTCATGAATAGCAAGTTTTTCTATACAAGTGCTCTTCAAACCACACAACTACATCAACCAAACATGAATGCAGCAGCACTACATCCAGCATATTCCAACAATTCATGTGGTTCCACCAACCTTTTAAACTTGAGCAACTTCAATAATACGCCTAGCTTTGACCTTGCAATGGACACAACACCCTCATCGCATAGTTTGGAGCCTCTTCAACTCACAAGGTTGTCCCAATAtgaggaagaggaggaagaagaaagcaaaaccCAACAAACTTTCGACCACCATTAA